A region from the Alphaproteobacteria bacterium genome encodes:
- a CDS encoding porin family protein, with product MGKNGGCIMKKIVSVLGVMALATTAANAAPNYLQRGQDGVYKVTYDYTDRAEVGHWYIGGRLDLNIMNWENEYSTSAPNASELDRSESFTELLLGGNVFAGRTFNYFWRAEVEAGIISEFEEEDVGTTFKLTVPYVMANGYYDFANGLYVGAGLGVALPKVRWQGTFFTGGDSSERNVSPMVGLMAGWSYHLDYNLLLDFRYRLAMLWGPEHTRQFEYLDGNEYDISNDIGLILDNSISVGLRYEF from the coding sequence ATGGGAAAAAATGGAGGGTGTATAATGAAAAAAATAGTATCTGTTTTGGGTGTAATGGCATTGGCAACAACTGCGGCGAATGCGGCGCCTAATTATTTGCAACGTGGCCAGGATGGCGTTTACAAGGTTACATATGATTACACAGACCGGGCCGAGGTTGGACACTGGTATATCGGTGGACGACTGGATTTAAATATAATGAACTGGGAAAATGAATATAGTACCAGTGCGCCAAACGCGTCAGAATTAGATAGGTCAGAAAGTTTTACAGAACTGTTGTTGGGCGGGAACGTTTTTGCAGGTCGTACATTTAATTATTTTTGGCGTGCCGAAGTTGAGGCTGGTATTATTTCCGAATTTGAAGAAGAAGATGTTGGGACGACCTTTAAGTTGACAGTTCCGTATGTAATGGCAAATGGGTATTATGATTTTGCAAATGGTCTGTATGTTGGGGCTGGATTGGGTGTTGCGTTGCCCAAGGTGCGCTGGCAGGGGACTTTCTTTACAGGTGGTGACAGTTCAGAGCGTAATGTTTCGCCAATGGTTGGTTTGATGGCGGGTTGGTCATATCATCTGGATTATAATTTGTTGTTGGATTTCCGTTATCGTTTGGCGATGCTGTGGGGGCCAGAACATACGCGCCAGTTTGAGTATCTGGACGGTAATGAATACGATATCAGCAATGATATTGGGCTGATTTTGGATAACTCGATATCGGTTGGATTGCGGTATGAATTTTAA
- a CDS encoding ATP-binding cassette domain-containing protein, producing the protein MEEKTAISFANVAACYDGTPEILTDVSFNISSGAFYFLSGASGAGKTTLLRLIYQLHKPSRGQIKLFGRITNDMTRDEITQIRQKMAIVFQDYSLLSHLSVFDNVALPLRVRGMPEVKIKKLVTKVLDWVGLGKFADAAPLTLSGGQKQRVSVARAITIQPTILLADEPTGNLDDENASRLMELFIQMNKMFGTTIILATHSKKLMETYKFPVIHVENHRVSFSGKSTPMTQKNDSDAKRIWRGPKPQNYFTELSKQFDDIGNA; encoded by the coding sequence ATGGAAGAAAAGACTGCAATCTCGTTCGCAAATGTGGCGGCGTGTTATGACGGCACACCCGAAATTCTGACTGATGTTTCTTTTAATATCAGCAGTGGTGCATTTTATTTTCTATCGGGCGCATCTGGCGCGGGCAAAACCACATTATTACGCCTGATATACCAATTGCACAAACCATCACGCGGACAGATAAAATTATTTGGTCGCATCACCAACGACATGACGCGCGACGAAATCACACAAATTCGGCAAAAAATGGCCATTGTTTTCCAGGATTATTCACTGCTGTCACATCTATCGGTGTTTGATAATGTCGCCCTGCCCCTGCGCGTACGTGGCATGCCCGAAGTTAAAATAAAAAAATTGGTAACCAAGGTACTTGACTGGGTCGGTCTGGGCAAATTCGCCGACGCTGCGCCATTGACACTATCCGGCGGACAAAAGCAACGCGTATCGGTCGCACGCGCGATCACAATCCAGCCCACAATTTTATTAGCAGACGAACCAACCGGCAATCTGGACGACGAAAACGCATCACGCCTGATGGAACTGTTCATACAAATGAACAAAATGTTTGGCACAACAATTATTCTGGCCACACACAGTAAAAAGTTGATGGAAACCTATAAATTTCCTGTAATCCACGTCGAAAATCATCGGGTCAGTTTTTCTGGAAAATCCACCCCTATGACACAAAAAAACGATTCGGACGCTAAACGCATATGGCGCGGTCCAAAACCACAAAATTATTTTACAGAACTGTCCAAACAGTTTGACGATATCGGGAACGCATAA
- a CDS encoding YdcF family protein: MRKLLTPSFVIFACFILGGMIFKSVAPIRCDTIYPNDSIFVLTGDERRIPFAMRKMREFPTADLYIIGAGAQGKIDVARPAVIESTSKSTYQNALAIRDIATARNLKRVVIITTEDHINRATYLIKNELPMVDVIACPATLAGMPPTKRLERWATEYIKYIATMLGIKES, translated from the coding sequence ATGCGCAAATTATTGACCCCATCTTTTGTAATTTTTGCATGCTTTATACTGGGTGGCATGATTTTTAAATCTGTTGCGCCAATTCGTTGTGACACAATTTATCCAAACGACAGTATTTTTGTTTTGACCGGTGATGAACGACGGATTCCATTCGCCATGCGCAAAATGCGCGAATTTCCAACCGCCGACCTGTACATCATCGGTGCAGGCGCTCAGGGAAAAATAGACGTCGCGCGTCCTGCGGTTATTGAATCAACATCCAAATCCACATATCAAAACGCCCTGGCCATACGCGACATCGCAACCGCCCGCAATCTGAAACGCGTTGTCATCATCACAACCGAAGACCACATAAACCGTGCCACATACCTGATAAAAAACGAATTACCAATGGTCGATGTTATTGCATGTCCTGCAACCTTGGCCGGCATGCCCCCAACAAAAAGACTTGAAAGATGGGCCACCGAATATATAAAATACATTGCAACAATGCTGGGGATCAAGGAAAGTTAA
- a CDS encoding nuclease codes for MKKLLFFILCMFMSGVANAVPATVDYHFDGDTFSAGVMLDADVEITVRVRLINIDTPEINGKCAAEKVMAQSARDLLATIIPRGTVVDLQNIKDDKYLGRINANVILPDGRDVGRVMIDSGLARPYSGGKRQPWCK; via the coding sequence ATGAAAAAATTGTTATTTTTTATACTGTGTATGTTTATGTCTGGGGTGGCAAATGCGGTTCCGGCAACGGTGGATTATCACTTTGATGGTGATACTTTTTCCGCTGGGGTTATGCTGGATGCGGATGTTGAAATAACAGTTCGGGTGCGTTTGATTAATATAGATACGCCTGAAATAAATGGTAAATGCGCGGCAGAAAAGGTTATGGCACAAAGTGCGCGTGACTTGTTGGCGACAATAATACCGCGCGGAACAGTTGTTGATTTGCAAAATATCAAAGATGATAAATATCTGGGGCGAATAAATGCCAATGTGATTTTGCCTGATGGGCGCGATGTTGGGCGGGTTATGATTGATTCTGGGTTGGCGCGCCCGTATAGTGGCGGTAAACGCCAACCTTGGTGTAAATAA
- the tolB gene encoding Tol-Pal system protein TolB, with amino-acid sequence MLKKLLLFALGLVMVLPARAELKVDIVAGAANPISIAVQKFEVSGDVRSKDATMIREVVESDLKRTGLFRIVNHDAFPEYVKMHEMPNFKSWDAIKTQVLVQTKLSAESDNRYKLEFFVWDVDGREQIEAQSLVASRKSARRLAHIMADAIYERLTGEVGYFDTQIVFIAETGPVHKRIKRLAIMDQDGYGMRYLSDMDTFVMSPHFSPNMQSIVFLSYYNDDPMVWSLDLDTGEQRRLGQFGGMNFAPRFSPDGTRVAISLVKKGITHIYEYNIETKELRQLTFGNSINTSPSYSPDGKKMAFNSDRSGRQQIHMLDLETGAVERLTYGAGRYATPAWSPDGQFIAFTKIADDTFYVGIMNPQGRNEKILAGGWFMEAPSWAPGSRRIVYYETEKAIDGIERISHIRSVDITGQNIYDIELPDGVNGLEPTWSPRLP; translated from the coding sequence ATGTTAAAAAAATTACTTTTGTTTGCGTTGGGGTTGGTTATGGTTTTGCCAGCGCGCGCTGAATTAAAGGTTGATATTGTTGCAGGTGCTGCAAATCCAATTTCAATTGCTGTGCAAAAATTTGAAGTGTCTGGTGACGTTCGTTCCAAAGATGCCACCATGATACGCGAGGTGGTGGAAAGTGATTTAAAACGCACCGGATTGTTTCGAATTGTAAATCATGATGCGTTTCCAGAGTATGTAAAAATGCATGAAATGCCGAATTTTAAATCATGGGATGCAATCAAAACCCAGGTGTTGGTTCAGACAAAATTGTCGGCGGAATCGGACAATCGATATAAACTTGAATTCTTTGTGTGGGATGTTGATGGGCGCGAACAGATAGAAGCGCAATCTTTGGTTGCATCGCGTAAATCGGCGCGTCGTTTGGCGCACATTATGGCGGATGCGATTTATGAACGTTTGACCGGCGAAGTTGGATACTTTGATACCCAGATTGTGTTTATTGCTGAAACAGGACCAGTGCATAAGCGTATTAAACGTTTGGCAATTATGGACCAGGACGGCTATGGAATGCGCTATCTGTCTGATATGGATACATTTGTTATGTCGCCGCATTTTTCGCCAAATATGCAATCGATTGTATTTTTGTCTTATTACAATGATGATCCGATGGTGTGGTCTTTGGATCTGGATACTGGGGAACAGCGTCGGTTGGGGCAATTTGGTGGCATGAACTTTGCGCCACGCTTTTCACCAGATGGTACGCGGGTTGCGATATCGCTGGTTAAAAAGGGTATTACACATATCTATGAATATAATATCGAGACCAAGGAATTGCGTCAGTTGACGTTTGGTAATTCGATTAATACCAGTCCGTCTTATTCGCCAGATGGTAAAAAGATGGCATTTAATTCTGATCGGTCGGGACGTCAACAGATTCATATGCTGGATCTGGAAACGGGGGCGGTGGAACGCCTGACGTATGGGGCGGGGCGATATGCGACGCCGGCATGGTCGCCTGATGGTCAATTTATCGCATTTACAAAAATAGCAGACGATACGTTCTATGTCGGTATTATGAATCCCCAGGGGCGGAATGAAAAAATATTGGCCGGTGGCTGGTTTATGGAGGCCCCATCATGGGCCCCGGGTTCGCGGCGTATTGTATACTATGAAACAGAAAAGGCGATTGATGGCATCGAAAGAATCAGTCATATTCGCAGTGTAGATATTACAGGGCAAAATATATATGATATTGAATTGCCCGATGGGGTTAATGGACTGGAACCAACATGGTCGCCACGATTGCCATAA
- the efp gene encoding elongation factor P translates to MASYIANDMRVGWVISHNGKRYSVTSITKVKPGKGGAFVQADLRDIDSGNKGGDRWRAEDKVEKLMVEDFDCQYLYADGTDAFFMNLSDYEQFTMPVDSLGESMKFLAPEMVVKANFVEGQPVSISLPKTVVAIVEETEPALKGQTVSSSGGKPAILDNGVRVQVPLFIEQGEKIVVNTETLEYVERAK, encoded by the coding sequence ATGGCATCTTATATTGCAAATGATATGCGTGTGGGTTGGGTGATTTCGCATAACGGTAAACGTTATTCGGTTACATCTATTACCAAGGTTAAACCAGGCAAGGGTGGTGCGTTTGTTCAGGCCGACCTGCGCGATATTGATTCGGGTAACAAGGGCGGTGACCGTTGGCGCGCCGAAGACAAGGTTGAAAAACTGATGGTCGAAGATTTTGATTGTCAGTATCTGTATGCCGATGGAACGGACGCGTTCTTTATGAATCTGTCTGATTATGAACAGTTTACAATGCCGGTGGATTCGTTGGGTGAATCTATGAAATTTTTGGCACCAGAAATGGTGGTCAAGGCGAACTTTGTCGAAGGACAGCCTGTTTCGATTTCGTTGCCAAAAACCGTTGTTGCAATTGTCGAAGAAACAGAACCAGCATTAAAGGGTCAGACCGTATCATCCAGTGGTGGTAAACCCGCCATTTTGGACAATGGTGTTCGTGTTCAGGTTCCGTTATTTATCGAACAGGGTGAAAAGATTGTTGTAAATACTGAAACGTTGGAATACGTAGAACGGGCAAAATAA
- a CDS encoding inorganic diphosphatase, producing MTLEKLAPGKMPPKKMNAIIEIPENGHVKYEIDKETGLLKVDRILHAPMAYPANYGYFPGTLGDDGDPLDCVVVCNAPLRPGVLIEVRPIGALLMEDQAGGDEKIICVPRDKIDPYYEKTEFIEQLPEILRSKIEYFFLHYKDLQPNSWSKILGWADRATADKLIMDSIDRYWAKKREMQ from the coding sequence ATGACATTAGAAAAATTGGCGCCGGGCAAGATGCCGCCAAAAAAAATGAATGCGATTATTGAAATTCCAGAAAATGGACATGTTAAGTATGAAATTGATAAAGAAACAGGTCTGTTAAAGGTGGACCGTATCTTGCATGCGCCGATGGCGTATCCGGCGAACTATGGCTATTTCCCAGGAACGTTGGGCGACGATGGCGATCCGTTGGATTGTGTGGTTGTGTGTAATGCGCCACTGCGTCCCGGTGTGTTGATTGAGGTGCGACCAATCGGGGCACTGTTGATGGAAGATCAGGCGGGCGGTGATGAAAAAATTATCTGTGTGCCACGCGACAAAATTGACCCGTACTATGAAAAAACAGAATTTATCGAACAGTTGCCAGAAATTCTGCGTTCGAAAATCGAATACTTTTTCCTGCATTACAAGGATTTGCAGCCAAATTCTTGGTCGAAAATCTTGGGTTGGGCCGATCGGGCAACCGCGGACAAGTTGATTATGGACAGTATTGATCGGTACTGGGCGAAAAAGCGTGAAATGCAATAA
- the dnaN gene encoding DNA polymerase III subunit beta: MEFSVFRQVLIRALGHMQSIVEKRATLPILMNVKIEAADDLILSATNVDLELVEHVAADITLGGKITVPVQMLYDIVRKLPDDAEISFKQSGDQLVVSSGRAVFRLPTLPAENFPAMAGSNLTTKFQMTTGDLAHLINQTKFAIPTDDVRYHLGGIYFHIADEGEEKKLTAVATDAQRMALCAMPAPVGSVDMPSVILPRRVIGELSKLLEDANVDDVLVELSDTKARFTVGSATLTSKLVDAQYPNYRVVIPKGNDKIAILDRKQFINAVDLVSVASVDKTKSVQLTFSMNKLVINASSPDAGTATQELDIEYNGDSSFTVVFNVKFLLDVAGQVEGEKFQMEMQDPLAPTKINSIDKDTDALYVLMPMRM; encoded by the coding sequence ATGGAATTTTCAGTGTTTCGTCAGGTTTTGATACGTGCGCTGGGGCATATGCAGTCGATTGTGGAAAAGCGTGCGACTTTGCCGATTTTGATGAATGTCAAGATAGAGGCCGCAGACGATTTGATTTTGTCTGCAACAAATGTGGATTTAGAATTGGTTGAACATGTGGCGGCCGACATTACCCTGGGGGGCAAGATTACTGTGCCGGTTCAGATGTTGTATGATATTGTCCGCAAGTTGCCAGATGATGCAGAGATTTCGTTTAAACAGTCTGGTGACCAGTTGGTTGTGTCCAGTGGACGTGCGGTGTTCCGTTTGCCAACATTGCCAGCGGAAAATTTCCCAGCCATGGCGGGCAGTAATTTGACAACAAAGTTCCAGATGACAACTGGGGATTTGGCACACTTGATTAACCAGACAAAATTTGCGATTCCAACAGATGATGTGCGTTATCATTTGGGGGGTATCTATTTCCATATCGCAGATGAAGGCGAAGAAAAGAAATTGACGGCGGTTGCGACGGACGCCCAGCGTATGGCGTTGTGTGCGATGCCGGCCCCAGTGGGCAGTGTGGATATGCCATCGGTTATTTTGCCACGTCGTGTGATTGGTGAATTGTCTAAATTGTTGGAAGATGCCAATGTCGATGATGTTTTGGTTGAATTGTCTGATACCAAGGCGCGTTTTACAGTTGGTTCTGCAACATTGACCAGCAAATTGGTTGATGCGCAATATCCAAACTATCGCGTTGTTATTCCCAAGGGTAATGACAAGATTGCGATTTTGGACAGAAAACAGTTTATTAATGCGGTTGACTTGGTTTCAGTTGCCAGTGTTGATAAAACAAAATCGGTTCAGTTGACATTTAGTATGAATAAATTGGTTATTAATGCGTCCAGTCCAGATGCAGGTACTGCGACCCAGGAATTGGATATTGAATACAATGGTGACAGTTCGTTCACAGTTGTGTTTAATGTAAAGTTCTTGTTGGATGTCGCCGGCCAGGTCGAAGGCGAAAAGTTCCAGATGGAAATGCAAGATCCTTTGGCGCCAACAAAAATCAATTCAATTGACAAGGACACAGATGCATTATATGTCTTAATGCCAATGAGAATGTAA
- a CDS encoding TIGR00159 family protein, translated as MFDWIGLAQIIIIAILMYMFYRSFIQNTQSEKLVRGLLGLAGLWVLSFVLPLVKLNLLATFLHYTALFLSLSLIVVFQPELRKFMALMGNVQGLRRMLKGGVKNKKDTKSLDAIVSAVEYMSGKHTGALIVFPSSLDESAIEKKGVAIDAKISSELLLTIFFNKTPLHDGAVIIENNRIAYAGGILPLSQNNLNWKYGTRHRAALGLSEVSQAVVLVVSEESGDISIAERGKITKYDDVKKLRAKLERVLYK; from the coding sequence ATGTTTGATTGGATTGGTTTGGCGCAAATTATAATTATCGCAATATTGATGTATATGTTTTACCGCAGTTTTATTCAGAATACCCAGTCTGAAAAATTGGTGCGTGGGTTGTTGGGGCTGGCTGGGCTGTGGGTGCTTAGTTTTGTGCTGCCGTTGGTGAAATTGAATTTGTTGGCGACGTTTTTACATTATACCGCATTGTTTTTATCGCTTAGTTTGATTGTTGTCTTTCAGCCTGAATTGCGCAAGTTTATGGCATTGATGGGAAATGTTCAGGGATTGCGTCGCATGTTAAAGGGTGGTGTAAAAAATAAGAAAGATACAAAATCGTTGGATGCGATTGTTAGTGCGGTTGAATATATGTCGGGCAAGCATACAGGTGCGCTGATTGTGTTCCCAAGTTCGTTGGATGAAAGTGCGATTGAGAAAAAAGGTGTCGCCATTGATGCAAAAATTAGCAGTGAATTATTACTGACGATATTCTTTAACAAGACACCATTACATGATGGCGCAGTTATTATTGAAAACAATCGTATCGCATATGCAGGTGGTATTTTACCGTTGTCACAAAATAATCTGAATTGGAAATATGGTACGCGTCATCGCGCCGCCCTGGGGTTGAGCGAGGTGTCACAGGCCGTCGTATTGGTTGTGTCCGAAGAAAGTGGTGATATTTCAATCGCGGAACGCGGCAAGATTACAAAATATGATGATGTTAAGAAGTTGCGTGCCAAATTGGAACGTGTTCTGTATAAATAA
- a CDS encoding AsmA family protein — protein MKVKKSIFFPIVRILGLCVVGLVVAVVVALSQINLEALRGNLLTILRDATGMPVEIDGAVSWKFSLRPHVELNQVRVANESWAKNKYAFSAEKIDVRLNLVSLFRNRPTIQNVKIYDASINIERNSSGKYSVASLANRVADKKSDTGEHEKYPFRDAGLGGVEVKKLSANVLGKKYSLAGFNVRLMPNKDGREYSGWVKADKDVLPFIVKFGEYNAERKVYPMQVALATGGDALIANVALEGTSKAPIDFIIKGDVPNPMMIAEIFGWDASWVPALRLNVSGGFNWKKISLRKSVIAVDDTEFTVSGDWDWSVAGSVINANISSPHVDLMHLFPKWYVGGGARPKRALNVFKDVPLFGTDLLGRTAKVRVELGNLIVYRDLNIQDIDLSVDVHENHARIDLGASIADGSVDIGVDADIDDDGRYWLQSGAIGERVYVGEILKEVHKTDFLSELPVNFEFYVQANGQNLSQIMQTITGPVYVYSVAPGYAHSALVSYMYGTDFLTSLRHSVQDLFSSEKKHNQIKISCVAINAKLRDGVFETQNGVAIETNAINIRLAGMLDLGDEEMKLALTTVPVRGLKLSLTGNVVNSIELTGSLAEPTVRISGAAVAGKVASATGLGLLLAPFTGGIGLVAGTGIGLVAGDLLENWLADGNPCETAMERGAPLYHDDPEWMGTPMAELVNSVLKQE, from the coding sequence ATGAAGGTTAAAAAGAGCATTTTTTTTCCGATTGTTAGAATCCTGGGGCTGTGCGTCGTGGGGTTGGTGGTGGCAGTTGTTGTGGCATTAAGTCAGATTAATTTAGAGGCTTTGCGTGGGAATTTGTTAACCATTTTGCGTGATGCAACGGGAATGCCGGTTGAAATCGATGGGGCGGTGTCGTGGAAATTTTCTTTGCGTCCGCATGTGGAATTGAATCAGGTGCGGGTTGCGAATGAAAGTTGGGCAAAAAATAAATATGCGTTCAGTGCAGAAAAAATAGATGTGCGGTTGAATCTGGTGTCGTTGTTTCGAAATCGGCCGACGATTCAAAATGTCAAGATTTATGATGCTAGTATTAATATTGAGCGAAATTCATCCGGAAAATATTCCGTGGCTTCGTTGGCAAATCGTGTCGCAGATAAAAAAAGTGATACGGGCGAACATGAAAAATATCCTTTTCGTGATGCGGGTCTGGGCGGGGTTGAGGTAAAAAAATTGTCCGCAAATGTGTTGGGAAAAAAATATTCGTTGGCGGGATTTAATGTGCGGTTGATGCCGAATAAGGATGGTCGTGAATATTCAGGCTGGGTCAAGGCGGATAAAGATGTGTTGCCATTTATTGTAAAGTTTGGCGAATATAATGCAGAACGTAAAGTTTATCCAATGCAGGTGGCGTTGGCGACGGGTGGGGATGCGCTGATTGCAAATGTTGCACTAGAAGGGACAAGTAAAGCGCCAATCGATTTTATAATCAAGGGTGACGTGCCAAATCCAATGATGATTGCAGAAATATTTGGGTGGGATGCGTCGTGGGTGCCAGCGTTGCGATTGAATGTTTCGGGTGGATTTAATTGGAAAAAGATTAGCCTGCGAAAATCTGTGATAGCTGTTGATGATACGGAATTTACCGTTTCGGGTGATTGGGATTGGTCGGTTGCGGGCAGTGTTATTAATGCAAATATCAGTTCCCCACACGTTGATTTAATGCACCTGTTCCCAAAATGGTATGTTGGTGGCGGGGCGCGTCCAAAGCGTGCGTTGAATGTGTTCAAGGATGTGCCTTTGTTTGGGACGGATTTGTTGGGGCGTACGGCCAAGGTGCGTGTGGAATTGGGAAATCTGATTGTCTATCGGGATTTGAATATTCAGGATATAGATTTGTCTGTGGATGTGCATGAAAATCATGCGCGGATTGATTTAGGCGCATCCATTGCCGATGGGAGTGTTGATATCGGGGTTGATGCGGATATTGATGATGATGGACGGTATTGGTTGCAGTCGGGGGCAATTGGCGAACGTGTTTATGTAGGCGAGATTTTAAAAGAAGTCCATAAAACTGATTTCCTGTCTGAACTGCCGGTGAATTTTGAATTTTATGTCCAGGCAAACGGTCAGAATTTATCCCAGATTATGCAGACAATAACAGGGCCTGTTTATGTTTATTCTGTTGCGCCGGGCTATGCGCATTCAGCATTGGTGTCATATATGTATGGGACGGATTTCCTGACATCGTTGCGACATAGCGTACAGGATTTGTTTAGTTCTGAAAAGAAGCATAATCAGATAAAAATTTCCTGTGTGGCGATAAATGCAAAGTTGCGTGATGGTGTTTTTGAAACACAAAATGGTGTGGCGATTGAAACAAATGCAATTAACATCCGGTTGGCAGGAATGCTGGATCTGGGGGACGAGGAAATGAAATTAGCATTGACGACCGTGCCGGTGCGTGGATTAAAGTTGTCGTTGACAGGTAATGTTGTGAATTCGATTGAATTAACGGGCAGTTTGGCAGAACCAACAGTCAGAATCAGTGGTGCTGCCGTTGCAGGCAAGGTTGCATCGGCAACGGGGCTGGGGTTGTTGTTAGCGCCGTTTACAGGCGGAATTGGATTGGTCGCTGGAACGGGTATTGGTTTGGTCGCGGGGGATTTGCTGGAAAATTGGTTGGCGGATGGAAATCCGTGTGAAACGGCTATGGAACGTGGCGCGCCATTGTATCATGATGATCCAGAATGGATGGGGACGCCCATGGCAGAATTGGTTAATTCGGTATTAAAACAAGAATAA
- a CDS encoding RluA family pseudouridine synthase gives MADFITVSKVEDGTRLLRWFLRQFPSMPQREFYKLCRGGQIRVNSKRVKGQEILRTGDAVRVPPTLATYANAGPKKTESGEHFSLSDLEELRKCIIHNDQDVVVFNKPAGLAVQGGTGIRKSVDKMAAALFPYDKIALVHRLDRETSGILVVAKNQRAAQNLAAQFQNKTAHKEYLALLNGDVKPAHGVIDNFMLKGQVFDSPVRLNNGTGPRPQRAVTEYSVLSNATGCVSWVRFSPKTGRTHQLRLHSAFSLNAPIVGDGLYGGRHVVDGALGSVLKTNNLFLFAYKLTFQHPRTGRMLTLRAAVPDFMAAVMKFLEFKLP, from the coding sequence ATGGCAGATTTTATTACGGTTTCCAAGGTCGAAGATGGTACGCGTTTGTTGCGGTGGTTTTTGCGGCAATTTCCATCAATGCCCCAGCGTGAGTTTTATAAACTGTGCCGTGGTGGACAAATTCGTGTTAATTCAAAACGTGTCAAAGGCCAGGAAATCCTGCGTACAGGGGATGCGGTGCGTGTGCCGCCAACGTTGGCAACATATGCAAATGCAGGACCAAAGAAAACGGAAAGTGGTGAACATTTTTCATTGTCTGATCTAGAAGAATTGCGCAAGTGTATTATTCATAACGACCAAGATGTTGTTGTATTTAACAAGCCGGCAGGATTGGCTGTGCAGGGGGGGACGGGTATTCGCAAGTCTGTTGATAAAATGGCGGCGGCATTATTCCCGTATGATAAAATCGCATTGGTGCATCGGTTGGATCGGGAAACCAGTGGGATTTTAGTCGTGGCAAAAAATCAACGTGCGGCACAAAATCTGGCGGCGCAATTTCAGAATAAAACTGCACACAAGGAATATTTGGCGCTGTTAAATGGTGATGTGAAACCTGCACATGGCGTTATTGATAATTTTATGTTAAAAGGGCAGGTGTTTGACAGTCCTGTGCGTCTGAATAATGGTACGGGGCCACGTCCGCAGCGGGCAGTGACGGAATATTCGGTGTTGTCAAATGCGACGGGGTGCGTTTCGTGGGTGCGTTTTTCACCCAAAACAGGACGTACGCATCAACTGCGCCTGCATAGTGCATTTTCGTTGAATGCGCCGATTGTTGGTGATGGTTTGTATGGTGGGCGACATGTGGTTGACGGGGCGTTGGGCAGTGTGTTAAAAACAAACAACTTGTTTTTGTTTGCGTATAAGTTAACATTTCAGCATCCGCGGACGGGCCGGATGTTAACACTGCGTGCAGCCGTGCCAGATTTTATGGCGGCGGTGATGAAGTTTTTGGAATTTAAATTGCCATGA
- a CDS encoding type II secretion system protein, with amino-acid sequence MNQESGRSMIEMLGVLAIMGVITVGAIGMISTAMRTQKLTSVNDQVVQMVTMVRNIHGEYDDFSNMNGTTIFGAIGMSNKNPYGGNYTLSVDPSNPRQFIVGIDGLGQSECESLVAKAWSDSIGYQLSGGKQGGATGSCNGTNGTNSVQIVYGE; translated from the coding sequence ATGAATCAAGAATCAGGACGTTCAATGATTGAAATGCTGGGGGTGCTGGCAATTATGGGGGTGATTACTGTTGGGGCAATCGGTATGATTTCAACCGCAATGCGTACGCAAAAATTGACATCTGTTAACGATCAGGTCGTGCAGATGGTGACAATGGTGCGCAATATTCATGGCGAATATGATGATTTTTCAAATATGAACGGTACTACGATTTTTGGCGCAATTGGTATGAGTAATAAAAATCCGTATGGTGGAAATTATACATTGTCGGTTGACCCGTCGAATCCACGTCAGTTTATAGTTGGTATTGATGGACTGGGGCAAAGTGAATGTGAATCTTTGGTGGCGAAGGCTTGGTCTGATTCGATTGGGTATCAATTGTCAGGTGGCAAGCAGGGTGGCGCAACAGGTTCTTGTAATGGTACAAATGGTACAAATTCTGTGCAGATAGTTTATGGCGAATAA